The DNA segment AAGAAATCtacgtagaaaaacacagacttctacgtttgatgcccaataactttctttaatgaccagtaaacatatatttttttgaaataacaattgtagagaatttaattctgaaaagaatgatgtaagctgtgtagactaaatttaaataatataaataatacttgaataaaatgtattcttgttttatgaGAAGAGAACTAATagctcataggttgtagctgattgcaaataaaatattcggttttttatgaaaagtttgattcctatatgaaagtaacatattatctaaatgacattaaacttataccaaaagactaaagatgatgatcaaagtgacctccgttaTTCTcaatgcatatgttcagacgtcttctcatcgattgtcggacccgttcaaatattccaggagtctgctttaattatcattcctattccgttcaaaattcttaatcggagttcttcaattgtatcaatcggagtattgtatactgaggttttcaagtgtccccaaagataaaaatccaaaggattcaagtgtggtgacctagctggccatggcactggcccacctcggcctatccattgatttggaaatctgtgattcaggtgttcgTGCTCAtgaacagcaacactgaagtgtgctggagctccatcatgtATAAACCAAATGTAttggcgcaactgaagaggtacatattcaagtaagataaatagcttctctctcaaaaagtttaagtagattatgccattaagcctgggagaaagttcgaacagaagtagatgatctcctatgattcctgcccaaatgtttactaaaaactgatgttgtggacgattaggattgatgaCATGAGGATtgtcagctgcccaaatatgttggttgtggacgttaacgatagcagTTCTTGTGAAGTGTGCCTTGTCGGTAAATGAAACGGTTGTTTaaaagtttgggttaacaagtttttctaaaaaccatcggcaaataccagcacggggaatacagtcatgtggcaatagagtatgaactttctggaggtggtatggatgtaattgttgctcttctAGGATCCTCAAACTAATAGaatgattgacattaaactgcactgattattctctcgtgctcttctctggatcttcataaatttcattaagaacttgttcctTTAACTCAACAGTCCAAGtggatcggggtctgcctgcataaatgtgctctttggacatcaaagaacctgtttcagacagacgttgatgaatagtggcaaaaaacatCGAACTGgaacatactcggttaggaaagttttCTTGagacaaacgtcttgcttcagttcTATTACTGTGTCCCATCCCATACATTAAATGAacgtcagctaattcggagtatgaataatgtctaaagtTACCTGccgttttttaaaaagttaacactcaacacaaaaaagcaaagtgaaatggttacaaataactggttaattgattaaacaaaaaacacagtgcgtttacagtaggcctaacttacagtttgttgttttgttcaacagtgagctaaaatattaatttctgaaaataattttcagctgataatttcttttgaatattttcttatttaaaacaaaatagatcagctgttttggaacagctgttattcaaatccatgttttatttgcaatcagctacaacctatgagttattagttctctcctcataaatagcaaatttttgtggtgcaTGTACTACATTAgaatacttttattcaaattttatatgaatttagtttacacagcttacatcattcttttcagaattaaataagaaagaaagctattgggcatcaaacgttggagtctgtgtttttctacgtagatttcttgaatattttaacttttttctcaaaaactactcatactaaagcttccagactagttttattccatttttcagatatttttccatatgaatacaCCATACgttttttaaaaactagtccccaaacaattcagcatcggtgtatttcaccagaggaactgaattctgggcgaaatctttcaccctgtatagctcgctaatgaagcgtttatggataaaTGTTTATGagaacattttttcttattttcacctctactatcacgtattaaactattttaccataattatgaatcaccctgtataagtTTATCAGCAACAATAAGTAAtctctttctcattcaaaataGCATTTAGCAAGAAAGTATTCATGTGAATTTCTACCGATGAAGTGAATGTTTGATAACATTTAAGTATGATCggcttattaaaaaaaattgtggaATAGAGTCAGAGAAACATTCGATTAAGTTGAATATGGGTAAATAATCATATTGCTTTATCTAAAAAGCCAAGCATTGTTTGTTTCTATTTGAAAGATATCTCCAacctatcaatattttcaaaattccaGATCTGTTTTCAGTTCCAAAAATCTGTTTTATTAAAACAAAGTTAACTGTTTTGtaaagttgagaagttgatattgtggtaattattcatatcaaatgcaaagactaaaaaattgtcaaaaccacagattttattagaagtagaaagaccggtctcggTGTTAGCTCTTAAGTTGACTCttctatgaaaatattcaataataattataagcttAACTTTGTTTCCTTTGTGATTAATAGAAATGGATAATGAGAAAATTCTCCAGCAGAATagtttaaaaaatttaattacaaATTTCTCAGAATTATTAGCTAATAGAAAAAGGTATAATATATGATTTATTTTTAGTTGGGGAAACTGTTGAATTTATTCGTTGTAATAATACTGTTTGTGATAAATATTAAACTATTCTTCCCTCTATTCATGATTTCGAAGAAGTTAATAGTAATTGCTATCAACTAGaattaaatatttctgaaatatgtcattttttgtttgaatttctgTAACAGACTCGTATTCTCATATTTCAATCAGttctataatattgtaatatgtaCTATATTGGAAAATAGAAACTGAGCGTATTATATTATAGTCGTTGATACCAATCTTGggaatattattcaaaacaccagagtttattattattatttttggaagAGTAACATTTCAATAGAGACTTTTGAGAGCCGTTCAgttcaaggtctataaatacaggtcccgtgatgcattgcaaaatcgccattttatgaggttctagttcaccaattttcaaattaatcagctgttatcattatagattgaacaaaaagatttatttttatattgttcaagggattttgcttggctttgaattgtaaaataaattacagaataataatatttagattccaactaggaactgaattgttgatttttagatttaaatGATCGAGAACATACTGTTTTTGAAGttggcctcgcatatttctgtcttgtcccaatgccttatgaatcataatccttgaactagtagttctgtgaacagtagacctcacgcagtaatctcatccacaagtacctgattgaaactatagaccttatggaaatacagcaatagactggcttctccacacatctgtgtaatcacttgtcagctgatttatgatgaataattctatagtcggatttttactctaatattagctTATGAAGGAGGATCCTTTTTCcttatatattatccttgaaatgcaaaattttcaaaacccttgtatatacgtcgacgcgcaattaaaaaaggaacatacctgtcaaaatttcatgaaaatctattaccgcgtttcaacgtaaatgcgcaacatataaaaatttaaacatctaaacattaaaCCATCTAAACataatatgaacatttaaacatttaaacattaaaacattaaaacattaaaacattaaaacatttaaacatttaaacatttaaacatttaaacattaaaacattaaaacattaaaacatttgaacatttaaacatttaaacattaaaacatttaaacatttaaacattgtcacgttattttttataattaaataacgattagcctcctgcttggcatcaatcggtagagcatgaaaatattttaataattataaaaatcaggtcgtggtttttaataggatatagtctcataaaaatctttataggcccagatatgagcttccacaataatactgataatttattgaaaatataaatatataaagctTATATCCTACAGtatagaagaataaaaaataaatcatacaccataaaaaatttgatacatatattaacaaatatctcaaaaataaatcagagcaaaaatatatagagcgacataaatatataatataagacaaaacaataatcgaaatcaataaaatatcacaggccaatactattctttaagttctatagcacgaaacgctaccatgtgctttcattttatgatcatatgcatttatttgcatgcagcttcgatatcagcttgctgatacttgtcaacttggacgattctatttagaatctaaatttcttaagtcagcatgataaattgacaaactagtaatccaaatatatatattaaattctatagtttctaatagatttctttgtaataaatatattttttatctcagggtgcgagattcggcacctgatggaatagttagatcaattcatctagtgaatcagagctacattaaattatcgcaaattatattgtagaaattaatgatcatataaataatgtattaacagcctagatcttaGTATTCTTCGATTGATGGATCATTTGATATATGGACtgattcgttactatctaataaaataccttttatactatctttacttgcgcaagtatttttaccaaattcttaatttataaaaaaccctttcgacgagctagctttgattcttatttaatttcgaagcactgagggcgccctatcactatttcaatatttttcactcacgtgccggaattttctattaactcctggtggtcctggattattgtagctggagtcgtctcttccaaggggttataaaattattcaaaaatgacttttgctttacattagcatcacaaagtcttatgagaaaatttagtaattcaatttaactttaaattattaaaaggtacagtaaggtattgcgctctataatttttggtgacctctcatggtggtagttggcaggcgagtggtggttctcctttctcatttttacaattttcatttccgacttccaaatttacataaaatttaaatattctgttcctccgccattcaaggctcaaatagatcgtaccaaactattaaattaaataaaaataaaaaaatataaataaataaattggcctttattcaatttcacaataattacattacaaaatagatcagttataacattttattgtagGCATTTTTTCTCCATGGCAAAGTGCCGTCTGGAGGAGCAGATGGAATTTACATGTTCAGACTCCAAATAGAtgtgaaaaaaaagaaatgtgAAAAGTTCAAAGACAACAACTCgaacaaaaacaatcaaaaaTTGAACTCCTGGACCAGAAAGAATCTGTACTGCCATGCCTCCCTGCAGTACCGGCTCACCGCCTGCCAGTCCTGTCCATTCAGGTGCGCCCGCAACTCCCTTCAGACAGGATACTCTTCCGCAGGTGTCTTGTCCGGATCTCAGCGAGAACAGGGCATCTGGCGATGAAGTGGGGCACATCCTCGTCTTCTTTCAAATTGCAGAGGGAACACGTCTTGACACCACGATTGAAGGAGTACTTGTTCAGCAGGACGAGCTCAGTCCTTGCCTTCATGAACCATTTGACCAGCGTGAAGTCGTCCTGCTGATGAACATAGTTGGTGAAACGTTCAAGCTGTGGGTAGATTGAACACCTCTGGCTCACCATCAATCTTCTTCTGAAGTTTTCCTGCAGTTTCTCGTCAACTCCGTTTAGAATCGCTTGAACATCGCCCGTCAGGAGACTTGTAGCAGGGACCCCATACACCCTCTCTAGATTGCTCCAATCATTATGCATAAAGACTTTTTTCTCAATCACTTTTTTCAGCAGTATGTGCGGGTATCTTTGTTCCGGAAGCTCTAGGCATCGACGCATATACTTGATATGCAGCCTCAATGTATAAACCAGCAGAGGTTTTAGTCCAGTTTCCAGGTACAAACAATAATCTGGGGCCCACATTGGCAGGTTGAAGACCCTCTTAATGAAGAGGCGTTGCACTTTCTCGACCTCATCTATCATTCTTCCTCCCCAGACTTGGGCTCCATAGCATACTGTGGATCTAGACATTGCCTCAAATACATCAAGCTTAggtttgaattgaatatttttctgggTCAGAAGGCTGTTGAACATATTCAGTGTCATCTTTGCTACAGAAGCTTTctctttaaaatgattattcAGTGAAAGTTTTGGTGTTAAGTTCACTCCCAGATACTTATAACTCCCTACAACTTCGATTGGCTCATTGTTGTAGAACCATACATCATGACGACTGGTTCTGCCTCCTCTCCTGAAAATCATAATCTTCGACTTACTCAGATTAACTTGAAGATTCCATCTTTCACAATACACCTCTAGGTTAGATATCATCTTTCTCATTAATACTCTGTCTGGGGCAAGAAGAACAATATCATCCGCATAGGCCAAAAGCTTTATGCAGATCCCACCAACACTGACTCCACCCTCCAAGCAATCCTCCAAGTCGTTTAAAAAGATTGAGAACAATAGGGGACTCAACAAACAGCCCTGCTTAACACCTGTGCCAGTCTCAAACTTTTCGGACAAGCCCTCTTGGCCCCACACTCTCGATGTTGACCCATCATACAAATGCCTCAATGCATTCACCATCTTCCGCGACACACCAATCTCCGCGAGTTTATAGAACAGTGCATGCCTATCTATCCGATCGAATGCCGCAGAGAAATCAACAAAAAAGGCATATACTTTCTTCCCTTTCCCACTGAGCTTGATATTCACAATACTCATCAGATTGAATATGTTGTCAACcgttgaataatgttttctgAAGCCAGCCTGAAACTCCCGCAAAATGTTGTGGCAATTAATCCATTTCTCCATTTTATCCAGCAGTATCCCAGCGAAGACTTTGCTTACTGTGTTGCAGAAAGAGATGCCTCTGTAGTTCTCTGCCTCATTGCTATTCCCTTTTTTGAAGATAGGGTATATTATTGACTCCCTAAAGCTCTCTGGCATGACTGAGGACTCAAATAGACCATTGAACACATCCaacaatttttccaaaaaagcaGGTGATGCATACTTGATGAACTCGTATGTAATTCGATCCTCCCCTGGTGCTTTGTTTTACTTGGCTCTTCTGAGAACACTTTTGAGGTCCTGCAGGGAAATCGGCGCATCCAGAATATCATTCACGATGAAAGGAGCAGCGTACAATATTTATCTGCCAGGATGCATGGATTCAGTAGCTGGTTGAAGTGTAATACCCAGTCTCTCAATGTTATACTCGTGCCTGTGCTGAATTTCTTCCTTCTAAAGCACCGCACAAGCTTCCAGAACTGACTAGAATCCTTCACCTCCTTGAATCTTCCTGTCAATTGACACCaaaacttttttcttttttccacaCATAATTTCTTGTATTCCTTATTCCTCTCCATGTACATTTCTCGGACTGATTCTGAATTTGTTCTCCTGAATAGTTTCAAGAGACGAAATGATTCTTTCCTTTTTCTCTCACACTCAATGTCATACCATATCTGTTTTCCCTCGCACTTTGAGTGGCTATCCAATTGACTGACAGGAGCGAAATCATGAATTAatgatatcaaatatttcagatCATCCTCAGAGTTGTTCCAGTGCTGACGTTGTCTTATTCTCAAATCAAGTTCTTGCTGATACTTCAGCCTATTTCTTGGCTTCCATTGCAGCTTTCTCCGTATCGGCATGGCGCAGATCTCAGAAGTTTCAGATTTTCCAGGTAAAAGAACCTCGGCAGATATCGGCAGGTGGTCTGAGAATATTTGCGGAGTCACCTCGAACGACTTAATAAGAGGAAGAGCCTCAATCGAGGGAGCGCACAAATCAATGACTGAAGAGCCCTGGGCTCCAATACTGTATATATTCTCCACATGCGTCCTCTGCTGTGCGACCGTTCAAAATAACGAGACCAAAATCAGCAAACATAGCTAATAATTCCCTTCCATTAGCATTGAATGTGTGATCCTTTGAATTTCTGTCACAATTGAGAGGGCAAAGCAAGTTTGTAACTGTATCCTCTGGTATGGTCTGCTTATTCCCGATCCTTCCATTCAGGTCACCCATCAACATGgagtttgaattttcaatttcaatcaacaaatCCTTAAGCCTGGCAAAGTCATTCTGCCATCTATTACAGTTGAGGTAAGCCGGGACGATGAGGAGCTTCTGCGAGTCGACGTGTAGTTCGATGAGATTACAGTTGGAAATAGTTTTATAGTTGAGCATTTTCTCGTGattctttctttttctaattCCATAAATTGTTCCCTCACTTGCGCGACCGCGGCTTGCAGCTCTAGTTGCAGGAGTCCACACCAATTCATATTCCTCGAACACTATCTTGAGTCTCAATAGAATGTTCTCATCCTCAGCAAATGTCTCAAACAGTAGAAATacatcatattttttataaaatcaataaattcaacattACTCAATTTATTTGCAATTCCCGCTACATTGAAAGCAACAATATTCAGGGATGATACATTATTATAAGTTGTGCTAGACCCTGATCCATTCACTTTATTCGGAGAGCAGCTATTAATTATTGCAGCTGGTATCGTTTTGGGCACGAAAAAACTGTGTGATGGATGAATTACCTGCTGATTGTGAGGCGTTGATTTTCCTTATTTGTCTTGGTAAGTCATctcccttcctcttcttccgATTCGCTTCCAATGGACAATCTTCCTCAAATTCCATAAACTCACGCTTGACGTCTTCATAGCTCAAAACTCTACCATCGATCTCTAATGAATTCATTCTTATTTTAACAATATGCTTATCTTTTAGCCGCTTACGAACTTCATTGAGCTCCTTTTGTTTTTCTCTCGATTCCTTATCCAAGTCTCGAGCAACAAAAACTGTTGAGTTCTTTAACTTGCCGCAGTTTGCCAAAATGTTATTCTTCTTAATTTCCGAAACCAGGGACAAAATAATAGGACGTGTTTTATTATTACCTTTTCTGCCTAGCCTCCTAACAAAATTTATGTCGCTTGATTCGAGTTCTACTGCTAACACCTGGTTGCATACATCTAAAACTTTATGCATAACCTGCTCTCTAGCTTCTCCATTGGGTTCTTTAATTCCGTAGAATATAAGATTGctcttcttttcatattatcaatCAAACTACTTTGCTCCTGCAGCTCTTGTTTTAatctttcattttcttttcctaACTCCTCAATTTTTCTATCTTGCTCAGCTATAATAGATGTTAAATTGAGAGCAGATATTTCTTCTTTGATAGTTATCTTCGTGTTCTCATTTATTTCAGATTTCAGCCTTTCCAGCATCTTTTCCATAGTCTTGAGATCCAGAGCCATTCTCAATTCCTATTGTAGTTGTGAGAAGCAaacaatattgattttaaactGTAAAGAGTTTATTCTATCTCAAAATACGCAGTACAgcaactattaaattattacttatgttacatctttcataatttctttgccttcgggccgtatacaaaatataaactgtacaacaataatttacaattttttatcatttgtagaaatatatacaaatatattgaactggctcactattgccgcctatcaattgccaatatttgattggtgcatgcaaattattacagtattcatgcgcccagtaacctcctacttccttaatacatttaagcATTATTAAAGATGATTGGTGAATGAGGGTGAAggaaaatatttgttaattttaaTCATACTCTTTGACTGGCTTGAGTGGTGTCGTGTACGGCGACACACTCTGTGAGTAATAGTTCTTATTGTACTCGGCATTAGGATCATACCTATGGTACTGGTAGGCCGAAGGCTGAGGCTTGGGAGGAGCCTGAAGGTAGGGATCACAAATCGTTCCCGCCACCAGCTGATTGGCATCTCCACTGAAAATTCTGAAATTGATATCCTTGAAATCCAAGGTAGCCATAAGATGGATCGGCATCCTATCAGTGATAGCCCACAGGGTACCGGTCTTCGTGATTCTCATATCGCTGGGATAGATGAAACTAGTATCTTCTTTGGTGATGATGGCGTGGTTGGCAGGCGTGTAGTCTTTGTCCAGCCTCCAGCAGCCAATCGCATTCTGGTCGACAAGGTTCTTATATAGGACACCGTTGTGGATAACCTGTGTGGTGATATGGAAGTTGGGTCCCAGATCAGGGAAATAGCTGAAATCGTGGAAATAGTTCTTGCTGATAGCCTTAGATTGGTCCTTGAGGATGTTGGTGGAGACGAAGAAGTTCCTGTAACTGGACAACGGGTGGAAGAGCAGGGTTTTGCTGCCGTCAGGTTGTACCGGTGTCAATTCCATCGCGAAAATTCCCTCCTCGGACCACTGGTAGTTGAGACCGATGTTGTAGTCGCCGGCGACCGGGTCGGGATGGAAGTACTGGTGATCGAACCGCCACGAAAAGTCCTTGTCCAGACTGTATACGATCAGACCGTAGCCGAGCTCGTCGGACGCGTAGACGTGCGTATCGGAGCAGTTGCCGCCGACGTCGACGACAATGTTGGCTATGAACGAGTCCTTGTTGGTGTCGGATGCCTGCAGTTGGTAGTAGTGGATCTGTTGGTTCGTGTTAAGATCGTAGACGTGCAGACCGTATGGGCACACTTGCTGGGTGCTCTCACCTGATGCCATTACAAAAgtttaattatattgaaaattcaatgaaaacagGAAAATTGATTCTTTCAAACACTCTATACACACTTAATTTTCATAGGCAAataacattgaattgaatttcttctaTAGGCCTACACCAATTTACACACTACATtaaagctgtgcaaaggctaaaaataaactttctactggtgatactttcaaagtttttcaatttgtatactatctagctatcaaaatgaaaaagttttctcaggaaaacattttttccgatcattactttttgagatatgagcgcctgaagttaaaatttttagttcggtaagagataaatccatgagatttagaggatagattcttcatggtattgtttatctagtaaaacaaaacttttctgaaaatatcaatttttgagaaagttattcaatttaccaaaaatgaccgaaaataacttaactaaaagttattttttgtaatttttagtgaattgaataactttctcaaaaattgatattgtcagaaaatttttgtttcaataataccatgaagaatctatcctctaaatctcatggatttatctcttaccgaatttgaaatgctctgtcctaaaaatcaaactttaggcgctcatatctcgaaaagtaatgattggaaaaaaatattttcctgagaaaactttttcattttgatagcttgatagtatacaaatcgaaaaactttgaataatatcaccagtagaaagtttatttttagcctttgcacagccttaacacaTTACACTTTACACTATACACATTTTTGTTGGGAAATATATGGACAGTTGCAGGTCCTTTCGCACATCAAATAATAGTAAATAGATTACATGAGAGgataaattatatcaatatcAGTATAGACAAAATTGCTAAAATGATGTTGTGTGCTGGAAAAAAGTGGGGAAAATACAGTACCAACTATGGTCTCCCATGCAATAGACAAGTAAGATATTCTGTTATATTCTGTAAtagtatatccatactttttcactgttaaaattaaacttgaattttaaaaaacacttttgaagtgaaaatgcacttactttggtAGTCTCACTTACTCATTtgagtctgatgatgaccaacaacaggtcgaaacgatcgtcactaccaaagTAAGTGAATTtaacttcaaaagtgttttttaaaaattcaagtttaagtAAGATATAATAGAAAAGAAAAGGTGTGACAGGAATCTTCAATTACTTCAATTAttggaataaatattgaatgaaagacaCATTTTTAATGTCTACTGAAATTGATACCTTCTCAAGGAATTTGAAACGATAATTTGTAGACAAAAATATTAGTTTAACATCTAGTCAATCAATATGACATTGTATTTCTAATagctttttgttttgttatttttgaaTCCAAAGAGTAGTGCTGCTAAGTccataaaaaatatacaaagCCAGATTTCCAAATAGCACATCATAAAATTCTTCCACTTCAtgcaaacatttttcaatgtgaGAATTCTTTACAAATCGTTTAGATTCATGAGagtatatttttttgttttggaCATGTATTGTCAAATCTGCGTTAAGTTAGCGTTTGAAATACTGTATTGGgagattgaataatatttctatagtaCACATTATTATGTGAGAAATGAGGGAGAAAATTACTAAAGATATTATATAGTGAAGAATAGgaaacatttaagcattttgGATAACtttgaattttctaatattgtaaACGATAAAAAacataccatttttcaaaaaaattcgattcatgaaaaatttaattatgatgAAGTTTTAATGTTCAAGGAAGTTCCATCAATGAGACAACGGTTGACTGTTGTATTACAGTTTCTTATAGCAAGTCATGAATGGAGCTGTTCACCTATCGTAAATTGTCATTTACGATTATCTCTTGATTCCTAGATAGACTAATGACAATTAACGATAATGATTTTGAAAGTTCAAACGCATTCATTCAGAAGGCTAGATGAATTATGCTTCCATCTTACTTACAGTCATGAGATTAGAATAAATTAGAAGCGTTTTCGAAAAATCCTTGAAAATCCAAGATTATGGAATAAATGAGTCATAATGTTTATTAAGGTGATCATCCATTGCATTTCCTgaccaattttaaataaatgttatcATTTCTACTATAATAACTGTATGAGTTGATACCAAAGattatctaaatttgttaaAATTATAAAGAGatataccacaacatctcataccatcttcttcttcttcttctttaggtACCTTCTCCATTCTGGAGGTTGGCTACCATCATGGCAATTCTCACCTTGTTTACTGCGGCTCGGAAGAGGTCCTGTGACGACCAGTTGAATGCCTCCCTCAGGTTTCTCAACCAAGACATTCTTCTACGTCCCACCGAACGTCTACCAACAAGTTTACCTTGTATTATGAGGTGCAGAATTACATACTTAGGTCCTCTCATAATGTGCTCAAAGTATTTCAACTTCCTGATCTTAATTTCACGCACAAGTTCCAGTTGTTTAC comes from the Nilaparvata lugens isolate BPH chromosome 1, ASM1435652v1, whole genome shotgun sequence genome and includes:
- the LOC111043567 gene encoding protein yellow-like — its product is MASGESTQQVCPYGLHVYDLNTNQQIHYYQLQASDTNKDSFIANIVVDVGGNCSDTHVYASDELGYGLIVYSLDKDFSWRFDHQYFHPDPVAGDYNIGLNYQWSEEGIFAMELTPVQPDGSKTLLFHPLSSYRNFFVSTNILKDQSKAISKNYFHDFSYFPDLGPNFHITTQVIHNGVLYKNLVDQNAIGCWRLDKDYTPANHAIITKEDTSFIYPSDMRITKTGTLWAITDRMPIHLMATLDFKDINFRIFSGDANQLVAGTICDPYLQAPPKPQPSAYQYHRYDPNAEYNKNYYSQSVSPYTTPLKPVKEYD